The Ruania alba genome has a window encoding:
- a CDS encoding CPBP family intramembrane glutamic endopeptidase, translating to MAEQDAGTIQGANGLPAASPAPVAPTGTGHGTPSGDRVAQQRERNARFAPITPERVPWRAVAVFVVLAMGLAWAACAPLWASGLGLEHPQFAVLVAAMMYSPTVAALVTVFLVDRPRSIPRLLGLGPIRPLGRTIGFGVAGLAGFCVLPFLALFLGSAMGMVDLDLENLSGIEATLDPEMLAQMNAQTFLMVSILALPVNTLVSAFATFGEELGWRGWLLPNLLPLGTWPALLASGLIWALWHAPIILLGYNYGYTDLRGMALMIGFCVPLGIVFGWLRLRTASVWPAVLAHAAVNTATNVTVLMIHADALDDVRALGLGTFLGAPGWIVMGALILALVLARQFRHRAQPGVPSGQEQADEVGASVSR from the coding sequence ATGGCGGAACAGGACGCTGGGACGATCCAGGGGGCGAACGGACTGCCGGCAGCGAGCCCGGCGCCCGTGGCGCCGACCGGCACTGGGCACGGGACGCCGTCGGGGGATCGGGTGGCGCAGCAGCGCGAACGCAACGCACGGTTCGCCCCGATCACCCCTGAACGGGTGCCGTGGCGGGCGGTGGCGGTGTTCGTGGTGCTCGCGATGGGGCTCGCCTGGGCCGCGTGTGCCCCCCTGTGGGCGTCCGGCCTCGGTCTCGAGCACCCGCAGTTCGCTGTGCTCGTGGCCGCGATGATGTACAGCCCCACCGTGGCCGCCCTGGTGACGGTCTTCCTCGTGGACCGGCCGCGCAGCATCCCCCGGTTGCTGGGGCTCGGCCCGATCCGGCCGCTCGGCAGGACCATCGGATTCGGTGTGGCGGGGCTGGCCGGGTTCTGCGTGCTGCCGTTCCTCGCCCTCTTCCTCGGCAGCGCGATGGGGATGGTGGACCTCGACCTAGAGAATCTCTCCGGGATCGAGGCGACCCTGGATCCCGAGATGCTCGCCCAGATGAACGCGCAGACCTTCCTGATGGTGAGCATCCTCGCGCTGCCGGTGAACACGCTGGTGTCCGCGTTCGCGACCTTCGGGGAGGAGCTCGGTTGGCGGGGTTGGCTGCTGCCGAACCTGCTGCCCCTCGGGACGTGGCCGGCGCTGCTCGCCTCCGGCCTGATCTGGGCGCTCTGGCACGCGCCGATCATCCTGCTCGGCTACAACTACGGGTACACCGATCTGCGTGGGATGGCGCTGATGATCGGGTTCTGCGTGCCGCTCGGGATCGTGTTCGGGTGGTTGCGGCTGCGCACGGCGTCGGTGTGGCCGGCGGTGCTCGCCCACGCCGCGGTGAACACGGCCACGAATGTGACGGTGCTGATGATCCATGCTGACGCGTTGGACGACGTGCGCGCGCTTGGTCTCGGCACGTTCCTGGGAGCACCTGGCTGGATCGTGATGGGCGCGTTGATCCTGGCGCTCGTCCTGGCTCGCCAGTTCCGTCACCGGGCGCAGCCGGGGGTGCCGTCGGGGCAGGAGCAGGCGGACGAGGTGGGCGCTTCCGTCAGTCGATGA
- a CDS encoding MOSC domain-containing protein, with translation MSTQDEGVPTVVALAIAPGSRLPTKYVDSVQVEAGAGIVGDRYHGTRHRHVTVQSAEALAAASTDLGTPIEPAGTRRNVTISHGDVPARPGDRVCIGAVELEVVRIAAPCRLLDDWIGDGARIVLRGRAGSVFRALTSGSISVGDPVQLFPADGADAS, from the coding sequence ATGAGTACGCAGGACGAGGGTGTGCCCACCGTGGTGGCCTTGGCGATCGCGCCCGGGTCGCGACTGCCCACGAAGTACGTGGACTCGGTCCAGGTCGAGGCGGGGGCAGGAATCGTGGGCGATCGGTACCACGGCACCCGGCACCGCCACGTCACGGTGCAGTCGGCCGAGGCGCTCGCTGCGGCGTCGACGGACCTGGGCACACCGATCGAACCGGCGGGAACACGGCGGAACGTGACCATCTCCCACGGTGATGTGCCCGCCCGCCCCGGCGATCGCGTCTGCATCGGAGCTGTGGAGCTCGAGGTAGTCCGCATCGCCGCACCGTGCCGGTTGCTGGACGACTGGATCGGTGACGGCGCCCGGATCGTGCTGCGCGGCCGTGCCGGCTCGGTCTTCCGGGCGCTCACTTCGGGGTCGATCAGTGTGGGTGACCCGGTCCAGCTGTTCCCCGCGGACGGCGCGGACGCCTCCTAA
- a CDS encoding glutamyl-tRNA reductase — protein sequence MSASHRTADFSLLERLSAAHGGAATHLTDPGVRGAVVVATCNRYESYLDVAADSDEDVQGAMDRALDRIATDTGVSAAELRPRTRTMKASRVAAHLFAVASGLDSVVLGEDEIAGQVRRSLADARKQGTTTASLERLFQMASATSRGVKNTTRINAAGRSMVRLALDLAETRLPAWSETSVLIIGTGAYARTTLAALRDRGVGVVDVASPSGRERRFAVRDGVRPVSADGRPDALAAADLVITSTNVVALDASDLSAAGRDPAHPLLVVDLGLPANVDKDVAHVTGVDLLDLETISLHAPVQELNASAEAFDLVDQAAKDFEQRSAEDAAAPAIVAYRTHVEQVLEAELARARARGDEDDETERALRHFASVLIHTPTTRAREAAAGGRLDEVVAAMRTLYGIEVGIEGVPPAR from the coding sequence GTGAGCGCCAGTCACCGTACGGCTGACTTCTCGCTCCTCGAACGACTCTCCGCCGCCCACGGTGGAGCGGCCACGCACCTGACCGACCCGGGGGTGCGCGGCGCCGTCGTCGTGGCCACCTGCAACCGGTACGAGTCCTATCTCGACGTCGCCGCCGACTCCGACGAGGACGTGCAGGGCGCGATGGACCGGGCGCTGGACCGGATCGCCACCGATACCGGGGTGAGTGCGGCTGAGCTGCGGCCCCGGACCCGCACGATGAAAGCCAGCCGGGTGGCCGCCCACCTGTTCGCCGTGGCCAGCGGGCTCGACTCGGTGGTGCTCGGTGAGGACGAGATCGCCGGTCAGGTGCGCCGTTCGCTCGCGGACGCCCGCAAGCAGGGCACCACCACCGCTTCCCTGGAGCGGCTGTTCCAGATGGCGTCGGCCACCTCCCGCGGGGTGAAGAACACCACCCGGATCAATGCGGCCGGGCGGTCCATGGTACGGCTCGCGCTCGACCTGGCCGAGACCCGGCTACCGGCGTGGTCGGAGACGTCGGTGCTGATCATCGGCACTGGCGCCTATGCACGCACCACGCTCGCGGCGCTGCGCGATCGCGGCGTGGGGGTCGTGGACGTGGCCTCCCCCTCCGGGCGCGAGCGGCGGTTCGCGGTCCGTGACGGCGTCCGGCCGGTCTCCGCCGACGGGCGCCCGGACGCCTTGGCCGCGGCAGACCTGGTGATCACCTCCACGAACGTGGTCGCCCTCGATGCGAGTGACCTGAGCGCCGCGGGACGTGACCCGGCGCACCCGCTGCTCGTGGTCGACCTGGGCCTGCCTGCCAACGTGGACAAGGACGTGGCCCACGTGACCGGTGTGGACCTGTTGGACCTGGAGACCATCAGCCTGCACGCGCCGGTGCAGGAGCTGAATGCGAGTGCTGAGGCGTTCGACCTGGTGGACCAGGCGGCGAAGGACTTCGAGCAGCGCAGCGCCGAGGACGCCGCTGCCCCAGCGATCGTGGCCTATCGCACGCATGTGGAGCAGGTGCTGGAGGCCGAGCTGGCGCGGGCACGCGCCCGCGGCGACGAGGACGACGAGACCGAGCGCGCCCTGCGGCACTTCGCGAGCGTACTCATCCACACACCCACCACGCGCGCCCGCGAGGCGGCCGCCGGTGGACGGCTGGACGAGGTGGTCGCCGCGATGCGCACCCTGTACGGCATCGAGGTAGGGATCGAGGGCGTTCCGCCGGCCAGGTGA
- a CDS encoding serine hydrolase domain-containing protein, protein MSTYPTLDSFDFPVTLAVSTSTEVASLDGDTEAVHDWKSVTKPLTALATLIAVDRGYVGFDSPAGPEGSTVRHLLAHASGLPFENGGPEQRPGQRRVYSNVGFETLAGHVSDAVDTDFSVWVHDVILEPLEMSTVEFHGSAAHAASGNVLDMLALGLELLTPTLIDPELGRIARTVHFPGLSGVLPGFGNQSHNDWGLGYEIRGDKSPHWTAPEANPATFGHFGQSGSFLWVDPDAQLVAAFLSEKPFQADLHGQLWPRLNSEILAAT, encoded by the coding sequence GTGAGCACCTACCCCACGCTGGACTCCTTCGACTTCCCGGTGACCCTCGCCGTCTCCACCTCCACCGAGGTGGCCAGCCTCGACGGCGACACCGAGGCGGTCCACGATTGGAAGTCGGTGACGAAACCCTTGACGGCGCTGGCGACCCTGATCGCCGTCGACCGCGGGTACGTGGGCTTCGACTCCCCCGCCGGTCCGGAGGGGTCCACGGTGCGGCACCTGCTGGCACACGCCTCCGGCCTCCCATTCGAGAACGGCGGTCCGGAGCAGCGCCCGGGCCAGCGGCGGGTGTACTCCAACGTGGGGTTCGAGACCCTCGCCGGGCATGTCTCCGACGCGGTGGACACCGACTTCTCCGTGTGGGTGCACGACGTGATCCTGGAGCCGTTGGAGATGAGCACCGTCGAGTTCCACGGGAGCGCTGCGCACGCGGCGTCCGGGAACGTGCTCGACATGCTCGCCCTGGGTCTGGAGCTACTCACCCCCACCCTCATCGACCCCGAGCTCGGCCGGATCGCACGCACCGTGCACTTCCCAGGACTGAGCGGCGTGCTGCCCGGCTTCGGGAACCAGTCGCACAACGACTGGGGGCTGGGGTATGAGATCCGCGGCGACAAGTCGCCGCACTGGACAGCCCCGGAGGCGAACCCCGCCACGTTCGGCCACTTCGGGCAATCCGGAAGCTTCCTGTGGGTCGATCCTGATGCTCAGTTGGTCGCGGCGTTCCTCAGTGAGAAGCCGTTCCAGGCAGACCTACACGGGCAGCTGTGGCCGCGCTTGAACAGCGAGATCCTCGCGGCGACCTGA
- a CDS encoding glutamine amidotransferase yields the protein MNRPLCFLASRAEDVAADAEYASVLAHTGLSETELVRVRLDRGDRVGDITGYAGVILGGSPFTVSTPELEKSPVQRAVEATLLDVLDDVARHQVPFLGLCYGVGVVGRWAGGEVDSTYAENTSAVEITLTEAGRTDPLLADLPDRFDAYVGHKEACTTTPPGAVVLASAPECPVQMYRFGPGQYVTQFHPEMDADAVRLRIEVYANSGYFAPDAVAEVIERTAQADVSAAHQVLRAFAQWCGAGADSGRREDLAVQARPQLPV from the coding sequence ATGAATCGCCCGCTCTGTTTCCTCGCCTCACGTGCGGAGGACGTCGCCGCCGACGCCGAGTACGCGAGCGTGCTGGCGCACACCGGGCTGAGCGAGACCGAGCTGGTGCGGGTGCGCCTAGATCGCGGCGACCGGGTCGGCGATATCACCGGCTATGCCGGGGTGATCCTCGGCGGGAGCCCGTTCACGGTGAGCACACCCGAGCTCGAGAAGTCACCGGTACAGCGGGCCGTGGAGGCCACCCTGCTGGATGTGCTCGACGACGTCGCCCGCCACCAGGTTCCGTTCCTAGGGCTGTGCTACGGCGTTGGCGTCGTCGGCCGGTGGGCCGGCGGTGAGGTGGACTCCACCTACGCGGAGAACACCAGCGCCGTGGAGATCACCCTGACCGAGGCAGGCCGGACGGACCCGCTGCTGGCGGACCTGCCGGACCGTTTCGACGCCTATGTCGGGCACAAGGAGGCGTGCACGACCACGCCACCGGGCGCCGTCGTCCTGGCCTCTGCACCGGAGTGCCCGGTGCAGATGTACCGGTTCGGGCCCGGGCAGTATGTGACCCAGTTCCATCCGGAGATGGACGCCGACGCCGTCCGGCTCCGGATCGAGGTGTATGCGAACTCCGGGTACTTCGCCCCGGACGCGGTGGCCGAGGTGATCGAGCGCACCGCACAGGCGGATGTATCTGCCGCGCACCAGGTGCTGCGGGCCTTCGCGCAGTGGTGCGGTGCAGGTGCCGACTCAGGTCGCCGCGAGGATCTCGCTGTTCAAGCGCGGCCACAGCTGCCCGTGTAG